The following nucleotide sequence is from Apium graveolens cultivar Ventura chromosome 4, ASM990537v1, whole genome shotgun sequence.
AAAGAATGCATGCCCTTGGTTACAAACTGTAGTGGTTTACTAAGTGGTAATGTGGAAACTGAAGCTGAAGTGAGGTCTGTCCACAAGATGATGCTGGCTTGTGATCGCTTTGATTATATGTTTGAAACACTGGCAAAGCTCTTGGGGAAATTTGCTAATGCGTGCCATCTTAAATATGATTTAGAAATGCAGAATCATGATTTTCCCTCGACGAAACAAAGGAAGACTAAATCCTTTACTGATATATCTGGAAAACGGAAGAAAACTTCTCCCAGCTCTTTAGATAATTTTGAGAAAGATTATGCAATTGCTGCAGGGATTAGCTGGCAAATCAAGGACATGCTTATATTTGATGACACAAGAAAAGCGGTGCTAGAGTCTGGAGCTATAGAAACTGCACTTTCTTCTTTAAAAGTAATTTCTGAGGTGAGCATTATGCAGACTGAGCATTGTGATTATGTGAATGTACATCCTCTTTTAGCGTATACAGCACTTGCTTTGCATATGTCCTTTAAAGGCATTAACAAACAAGGTACACGGCCGAGTAATTGCTCTGGGAGTTCATCTTCTGAGGTAAgtcataacttatttattttttctagTGCTCCCTGCATATTTTTCTGAGAACTTCAGAGGCAATTCACAATTTTTCTCATTTTCTCATTTTGTATAAATTGAAATCCCGATCAATTACTTTTAGATTCTGATATGATATTGTTTGTGCTTCTGTGAGACTTGTCTGACGTTATACTTGTATCGACTGTTAATCTGATTAATGATTATAtcaaattatttgaaaatttatGCTATATTGTAACTTCAGCAAAGATAGTAATTACACATGATAATTTGCTTGACAATGCAGCTTCCATATCTGGATTTTTTTATACTATACCTTCAGCAAAGCAATAGTATATGTTTATTTGCTTGGATCTGCGGTTTCCATATTAACTTTGATTTCCGCATTTTTTAACATGTTGAATAGTGATTTATTTGTTGTCAATATTTACCTAACATAGTTTTCCCCATTATATTGGCAGCAAACTTTGTTGGAACAAACACTAAATCATCTACTCAGTTCTTCAAGTAAGTTGCTTGATTTAGGCAACGCAGGAAAGTCTAAAAAGTTGCCTCGGGAATCTACACTTGCCAAGACTAGTGTTCATTCACATGGGAAGAAGAAAAATGAAGTACAAACTGATGTTTCTAGCCCTGCTGGAGAAGGTAAGTGTGTATTAATTATGAACATTAGATATGACTTGCATGCTCTTGAGGAAATCACCATAACCGCGTAGCCTATGATAAATACCACGTTCACTGCTGCCCATGTTAACCTTCTAGAGTAGCAGTGAAGTATATTACATGGGTTGACAATATAATGACTGTAGCTTCCTATAAGAAGAGAgaaatatgaaaaaattaataatattGCATCTGATTCTGGTATTGCATGATTTGCTTCTCGTGATACATCTCTAATACTTATTGATGATGAAATTATTTGcaaaactttgtttctttaataAAAGCGAGAGCTGTGTAGGTTAAAAGGTCAAGTATGTTGTAATTCAGTTATGAATATCATAGGGTGTCTCAGCTTTCATTTACCTTCGATCTACTTTCTTTAATTTGTGTCTTATGATGGACTTAATATGTTTAATTTTATTGTGGAGGATGACTATGACATttgcaaaaataaaaaaagaaaagtGATGAGATTGTTGTCATAGTGCAGCTGACACATGCAAAGTGGTTAGCCAAACACTTCTGGTTTATTGGTTCTCACTTCTCAGTAATCAAGTAACTGAGTATGGACTAAAGTCTTGTTTCCAGTACTCTAGCATGTTTAGCTGCTGCATAGCTTACATTATGGTACATTGGCACATGATTTTTTAGGTGAATTTTTATTACAATAAAATTGAATCAGATTTGTCTCATAATCCTGCTTGGATATCCAATTATTTTGCTTGACTAGTTTTGTCAAAACATGTTCCAATCATTTCCTAATATGTTATATCTATTAATCATGTTGGTACAATGGTACTGCATTGACTCGGTACATGTACCTCTTGTAGGGTCAAGAATAAAAAGATTAGCGAATATGGTAAAGATGCTGAGTGCTGTCCTGAAATTTATCATTGACGTATCTGCTGTGGAACATGTAGATCCTAGTCAACCAAGGTTTTTAAATTTTACGCTGGGATACCTAGAATTCATCAGCTCGATTGTTTTGCAATATTCTCAAGACCAACAGCAGTTAAGGGAAAATGATCTGAAAGAAACGTTCCTTTGTTTGAAGAGCTCATTCACTTATGCAAGCAAGTTACTACATGAAGTCATCACATATTCCTGTGAAACCACAATCCCTTCCCCTGAAGCTTATACTCTTTCCAACAAATTGCTTGATCTGCTTATTTCTGTTGAAGAACACATGGGTTCCAGCTATGCGACACGCATTGTTGCTGCAGCTAAACCGTGGTTGCCTGATCTGACCTTAGGAATAGGATATTGGAACATACTAAGGCAGTCTTCAGGAAACAACATGAGCACTTCTATACCTGATTATGTTACATCTACTTTCCCTTCATGGCTCAAACATGCAGCAGATGCTGAGGTAGCTGAAATTTCCCAAGATGTGGATGATGGAGCAAAGATGGTTAAATATCCAGCATTTAGAAAACTTATTGAGGTGATGATTCAGCTGTTTAAAGCTAACCACGAATTGTTAGATGCAGTTGGTGTGATTTTCTTAATGGGTTCAGTATTTGGGCTAGAGAAGAGGGACTTTAAGTTGGTACTTGGACTTGTGCATTTTGTCTGTGCAAAGCTGGTCAGGCACGACAATGTTGAGTGGGATGAACTTAACTTGATGTTAGAATATCTGAAAGAGATATACCCTCAAATagagagagaagctgagttcAGCGACAAGTTACAGAGTGCAAGAGAATTGCTTGAACCTATTTGGCTGCTTCATAATCATGGAAGTGGCAGAACACAAGAGGAAGAATAGTTATTTTTTTTACCCTAAATTTAAAAAAGCCTTATCATCAACAGATAAGATAGTTTGTGATGTATTGTAAGACATAGTATGGCTAAGTTATAATATGATGGCTTGTAGCTCAAAACAGTATCACAAGGGCGGTGATATTTTCATCTAGGCTTGTACTTCACCACCCTATGACATATATGCAGCTTAAtaaattataaactattttaagAACCCATTGTGTAATTTTTAAGATAAATTTGAACAAGCAGTATAATGAGATAGTATTAGTTGAAATTGTGCACAGAAGTAAAATAATATCATCCGAAAAGTTCATCCGATGGCTTGTGGTTAACATGTCAGTAAGGCAATACCTTGACTAAAAGTATTTCACTAAATACTAACATTTTGACAGAAAAGACTTCTAAAAAACCCAGGGCAAGGCTTTGCTGGAGTCTGGAAGAAACTGGAAATGTGGTGCCAACAAATCCAATAtattcagttcctttttcactcaTCTAGCAAACAAAGCTATAGTCAATCATCTGAAAAGGGCTGGTGTGACTAGAAAACAACTAGATTTACACTTAGTTTCAGATGTAACATCAACTTGGTTCAGTTTCAATTTGGAACAGGAATCATCTTCACAGCTGCAGCAATTGGCATGCCTAAAAATCCAAGAAATACGCTAACAAACCACTGTGCTAATGTGAGGGGTGATGTGTTTGCAAATGTACCCAATAACTCAATTATTATGATCTGAAAGAAGACCGTGACACTGAGAACTGTCACAAACACATAGTTATCTAGTATGCCCGCAAATACATTTATCTTTTCCATTTCTCTAGAGCTTATCTCATTGAAAACCTGAAAGCAAAATTAAATTTGTAAGATTTTAAAGAAGAAAATGCAAGAATCCTAATTTAGAAGAGTCAATAAAGGATCATCCAAGAAGTTACCTGACAAAAGACAAATGAGTTGAAAATAAGTGTGTTGCATATCAGGTCCGAATCAGGTCCAGAAAGGCCAAATATTTCCTTTCCATTTACCTGAAGGAACCATATAACAACAAACTGATATAATGATTGCCCCAAGATATTTCTCCACATCACATTACTAATAAAATTTCCCTTCCTTCCAACTGGTGCTCTCTTCATTAATTCATCATTGGGAGGTTCAGTAGCCAACGCAAGTGCCCCCAGAGTATCCATAATCATGTTGACCCACAGAAGCTGAACAGCTGTGAGAGGTGCACTTCCTGTAGCAGTCAGAAGTGAATGGATATAAATAGACATATTGCAACTCCTCACCAATTTATGTTTGTACACGTAGGTTTTAAAAAGGGGGCAAGTGATGCATATTAAATCTTGCCTGTTAAACAAGCTGAAGAGAAGTTGACAACCAAAGCAACCACATTAACGGTCAGTTGAAACTGCACAAATTTTTGAATGTTTACGTATACAGAACGTCCCCATCTGGCCACTGTAACAATGGTAGAGAAATTATCGTCCAATATTATGACATCTGCACTCTCTTTAGCCACCTGAACATTAGGAGACTTGTCAGTTTTTCTTTCTAATGATTTTGAAGAATAGGAGAAAACCCCCTTCATCCTCATAAATTGACCCGTCAAACTATATTGGACTTTCCTGAAATTAAAGCcatttaaagaaaaagactcacTTTAATAAGGTACGAAGTGCTCAAACTATTGTAGTGTCTTTTCAGTATGTACACAACATGTTTAATGGTTGTGCCTACTGGCATTAAAATACACGATATTCCATCAAATACATATTGCACTAGCATCTTCCCTGCCGGAAGTAATAAACAGAATTTTCCAGATATGTCATATAATGGTCAGGTCAGTATTTCCTTTTAGGTAAACgcaatttttttttatgattgtCCATTGGGATGGGTTACAAGTATCCACCTCCACAATTTATGTACTGTCTTGACTTTTAGCCATGTAACAATATTCAAACTATGATGACCCCATATCCCAGACCTTCAAACTTTCTCAGTAATACAAATCACAATTCATTGGTGGTGTTTCAAATACGGTAGATATGGTTATCCTCTATTTAGTTGTTTGTTTTAAGGATCACTTTCTAGTTATAATCAGAATTAACGATTTAATAAACTGTTGTCAAGAGGGAACATATAAAAGCCTTGACATGGCAACACATGATGTACGCGCCTAAAAGCCTTTAAATTTGTATCATGTAAGAAGATCTATCTTTCAGATATAACCTTTCACGGAAAACTTTCCTCTGTGCTAAGTACAAGTGTTGTtttctgtttattctatttaattaGCTGGACATAAAATAACAGCTTAATTAAATATTAGATGTCTTCTATCACAATATGATGCAACAGGATTACTTAAATCTTCATTATCTCACCTCAGTTCCTGCGATGCCCATTGCAAGTCCAATATCAGCTTCATGGAGTGCTGGCGCATCATTCGTTCCATCACCAGTAACTGCCACAACTTCACCAAATGTGGTTCTTAAATGCTTTACCAGTGTATGTTTGTCTAGAGGTGAAGATCGAGCCATCACCTGcaattattattaaaattataatttaatttaaacaGTCAACCTTCAAGAAAATTTAGTCACGTCATTTTAGTAGTGACCAAGATTTGCCATTAAACCTGTATTTTTGGAATTAGTACAAGCAGTTCCTCCAAACTCTTCTCCCGGAAAACAGGACCTTCAATGGCAATACCATCCTCAGTGAGTATTCCGCATTCTCTAGCAATAGCCTTTGCAGTATTTATGTTGTCTCCTGTAACCATCCGAACAGTTATACCAGCTGACCGACAAAGTGCAACCGACTCCTTCACACCAGGTCGTACAGGATCCTTGATCCCCACAATTCCGATACAGGTATATCCAGAGGCTGGAATGGGATTATCAGCAGAGAACTCATTTTCTAGTTCAACATAGCCAAGACATAAGGTACGTAGAGCTTCACTGGCAAACTCATCAATTGTAACTTTGAGATGGTTcaatatttcttcatcaagagaaACAACCTCGCCATTTGAATTCATCACCTTGTCGCAGGCAGCCAAAACAATTTCTGAAGCACCTTTTGTATGAGCTCTTTTACCTCCTTCAGGAAGCTCTAGCACCACCGCCATTCTTTTCTTTGTAGAGTTAAACGGCTCAACTTTAACAAGTTTGGAAGCTTGGCGCACAGCCTGAAAATCTCCACCAAGTGCTAGTGCAAACTCCAATAGAGCAGAATCTGTTGGTGTTCCCAGTATCTCGCGTTTTCCTGCTTCATTAACCACAATTTCTCCCCCAGTGTTGTAAAATATGGATTGCAGTATAATGTTGACCGCAGATTCTGGGATTTCAGAGCACAAGGCTGAAGCGCTTCCTTGGTTGCTCACGTCCTTCACATTCAGACAAATGCACGATTTGACAACAGTCATGTGGTTTGTGGTTAGTGTGCCAGTTTTGTCACTACAGATTGTTGTTGCAGACCCCATTGTCTCACAGGCTGCGAGATGGCGGACAAGTGCCTTATCGTTCATCATCTTCTTCATGGCAAATGCAAGACTTAAAGTAACAGCCAAAGGCAATCCCTCGGgtacagcaacaacaacaatcgTAACTGCAATAGCAAAATATTCCAACATTTCCAAAGCATCATCTCCTGTCCAAATCCATTGGGTTCCATCTTGCAGTTTACGGCCAAACAGTTTTTGCACAAGAACTGCAAAAGTCACTATAGCAAAGAAAAGGCCAATCTTTCCAATAATGGTTGCTACCCCATTCAATTTAACCTGAAGTGGCGTTTCATCATCTCCGCCTTCACTAAGAGTTTCCATCAGTTTACCCCATTGAGTTCTCATTCCCACTGTGGTTATCAGCATTTTGCACGATCCATCTTGAACCTTACTCCCAGACAACAGAAAGGGATTTTCATCACTTACCATAACTGGTTCACTTTCTCCTGTCAAACTAGATTCGTCAATCAGCACGGAAAATCCTGAAACAAAAAGACCATCTGCAGGAACTTGGTCTCCAATGGCAAGATGTACAATATCACCAGGAAGGAGCTCATAGATTGACATTTTCTGCCGATATCCATTCCTTGTGACTTGAATTGAGATTTTCTTCTTCTCTTTGTCCAAATCCCTAAACTGTAGAGATTGTCTGTAATCACTTGTTGCAGTGACAAATACCACCAAAAAGATACTTGCAAAAATCCCAAGGCCATCATGGGCACCTCTAGGCCATCCTTCGGTTGCTATGCCGACCATTAATGAGACAAAAGCACACACCGCGAGGATCATAAGTGTCATGTCCTGAAAGGCTTCCCAAACAAAAACCCAGAACCTGCGGGGCTCGCTTTCAGTAAATTTATTGATACCAAAAAGTTCCTGTCTGCGCTTAAGTGTATCACCATCAGTAGGAAGGCCATCAGTGGTGGATGTGCAAAGTTTGTCTGCAATACCAGGTACTCCGCCATGGAAtttgagcttcttctgatcacGGCCTTCAACTACAGATCCTAGCTCATCAGCACCAATCTGATAACCAGATGCTTTGACATCTTCAGGTACCTCGTAGTCAATATGTTGTATTGGTTGAGCACCTATTACTGCAGTTATTTTTCAAGGAATGTTAGTTCGATGTACATATTACAATGCAGAGTTAACTGAAGGATAACAAGCTAACCTTTTGTGAACTTATATGCTGCTTTAGAAACCAGGACTGCGACTCTCATTTTATTTTCCTGTATTAATTAAGACAGTAACGAATCAGCAACACATAAATAACAAAAAAAACAGAGCCTGTACTTTGCAAGTTGGGGATAATAAACCCTGCAAAAACCCCGAGCTCGAGATTTCAAGTCCAAGAAGCAAACACAATTTTTTTTAAAGTAATGCAGAATCGCATATGCtctcaaacacaaaatgtaagtGCATTCACAGAGGACAACCAAAATCGTCCCAATTTTTTAACTCAAGTCAGGTAAAAGTATGTACAGTTAGTATGCTAGTCGCGACTACACAATTTCACCTCTGTATCCAACACATACTTGACGCGTTGCTTAAATGCATATACATACTTGTATCCTCAGTGTAGCAACAAAGCACATACATTAAAAGATTATACAGTACAATGATAACAAGGTCAGGTAACTCAATTTAAAAAATAGTTCAATATGCCTTATTAGTTTTTTCTTCGTAGAACATCTTCATCATATCCGTAATTCACACAAATCACGATGTACGCCTAATTCATAACCGGTATATGCGACATAAATAACATGTGTAGGTCAAGTCAAGTACATGTATGAATCAACATAACTAGAAATTAGAAGTAACTCAAAAATCTCAATCTACATATAAACACGATATAATAGAAATATTAACAAGGAGTGGACCTTGTTAGTTTGGCGCATATCAGCAGCTTCATATCTCTTGGAGAGATTAGCAGTGAAACGAAACCTACGCTTGGAGTTTTTAACAACACTGCAACAATCTCTCCATCTCTGCAAAGCCTCCTCAGATGAGTGCTTCGCCTTCACTTTCCTAAAGTTCTCATCTACTAAAAAACTCATCTCTCAAATCTCTCTCAAtatctttctctctctctctctccttctctCAAATCTCTCTGAATATTTACACAGGTCAACAACTACAATATATCTAAAATCAGGTAACAGGCCAGGTCAAGGCTAACAGGGAGAAACAAGATAATAAACCTAAAAACACATAAGAAAAGTGAGGGGGGCAGAAGatattatatataataatgaAAGCCTGCAAATAACATGGCCCCTGTAGTAGTAAATAAAGAAAGGGTAAGGAGAGGAGGGAAGTTTCCAAGAGAATAGTTGGTGAAAGACCTGTCATAGTGGACCACCACTCCCACCAATGGAAACAGTGTAGAATCATGCTATACAcctttttttaaaaatttgataaaaagtATGTGTGTAACCATTTCCTTCAACTGTAACGGTCTCCCGGaggttttaatttttttattgcTGTGCTACTGAACTCGAATCTGTTCACGTAATCTTTTTTTGATTAAGTTGATATAATTTTATCGTATATTAATCTGTGAGCGCATATTTGTATATACGGAATTTCATCTTTTATAACGATTTTAAAAATGGTATTTCAGACTTTAACATTTCTAAATCTATAATTGTGGCATAGTTCAGttacaaatttaaaattctaATTGAATAATTAATGTTATTTTTTTTTTTAAGTTTTATTGATGGGATAAATGAATATTTTAACATTGGAATGAACCTATGAGTGCAGTTTCCAGTTTCTGTGAATTATGATCAAACTTGTATAATCTGGTTTTGCCAATTTGTAGTTAGATTTCAAGTTTTTATTGAACTCTACTTTGTTTAAAATACAGCAAGAGAGTGGAATTAGCTCAAAGGCAAGTCAAGTCTGATAAAGTAATAATGACGAGTAAAGAGAAATTGCGATGGAAATTGACCTGATTGTTTCGTGTTCAGTATTGGATGCCTTGCCAAGACGCGTTCATTACATTAACGCGGACAACACCTACCTCAATCGAAATTTCTTTACTTCTGTTTTTGTTATACAGGACAACAAGTACCCTGCCCCTGACACCTCTATCTTTGTACTTTATTTTTCTTCAGATTACCTTACTTTCGAGTATAGTTGTAAAAATCGGAAATCGAACTAGATCGTGTATTCACCGATTTACGATTGATCGAAAATCGGAGATTTATCATAATATTAAATTGGAATAAAATTgaacatattttaaaattatttttaaaaatatatatgttaAGTAAATACTTGTATATATAATTTGGCTTGGATATGTGACTGTTATTTATAGCCAACTTTTGTTATGTGATATTATAGTTTTGCTTGCCTTgtttattaaaaataatagttTATCAACTTTTCGATCTCTCTTGACAATTTTATCCTCTCTTAACTTCTCTTTTATTCTTTCATTGGCCGGATTCTTCTTTCTCATTCACCGATCTTGGTTAACACGGCGCGGGTCTTCGTTAACACAACATGGagtttctttcttcttcttcttctctggGTCGATTGTGTCTCTGCATGTCTCGAATCATGTGTTTGATTCGTCAATTTTTATCGGAAAGTCGCCGATTTTAATCGAAAAATCGCCGATTTAACCTTATATCTCACAAAACATTTTCTTCTCCGACTTGACTTTATAATATCGCTTGCTTCGCTTACAGCGATTTATCGACCGATTTATCGATGAAATTGCCGATTTCTGTAACACTGCTTTCGAGGTGTATGTATATCTCAATTTCCTCCTTACAATAATTTTGTTCGTTAGAACAAGTTCAACACATAATTATAATCATTTGATTTTATAGCTATATCATAAGATTAAAATCAAAAAATTTACTCTATTATAATAGTTATAATTGATTTTATAAATGCATTAATAAATAGTTAGTTATATATTTAAAATCAAAGATAACTATAATTATCACTGTTATAtcattaaatatttataaatgaaatataTGTTGATTTACTTTAAATGAAATTTAGAATTAAGAGATGAAATTTCACAAAATTTAAAAATACTTAGTTATAAATGAAATTCAgaaacgagagataaaactttacTAAATTTAAAAGATTTCATTATAAAATATAACTAATACTGAaattgaaattttattttaacatcaaattatattttctaattttaaattATAACAATAATTATAATCATTTTAGTTCTTGGCATTATAGGCTCTTATTAGTTGTATGGAAAGATGATAGTTGTACAAGGTAATATATTTTGTTGAAAACAATGTCACCTGACCAAAAGGTAGGCTAGTTACGCGCATACCCTCGAAACTATTACTTAAGCCATAGGACCTAAACCCTAGCAGTTCAGTGCCAACAAATTCTACCTAAGCAACAAACTTCATTGCAATCAAGTTTTATAGAGATTTAACACAATAATATGCGATAAGAAATCTCCATAAATCTCTGAATACATTTCTTATAATAAATATTCTAACGACTAACTTATAACTCGTGCAATATgcgataaatttatttaatatttcaaatatattaattcatattttttgtaaattaataaataaaaataatatcttAGTTCAAGCCATCACTTTAACATTTTAGATTTTTCCTCACTTTAATAGTCCAGTTAACacttataaaataatttttaatttagtgcagctttaacaattaatattcaattgaaattatcttaaaattataaaaaaagaCTGATACGAATTTTATATTGAAAACTATACTCGCTATAAAGTCATACTTATACTTGATTTTAACCATTTAAATACACTTTTTTAGTATCTAAATGAAATTTCTCTCACAAATGTACTTTTTAATTTTAGATCAATTAATTCTCGACCACATACTTTAATATCTAATGATAAATTAGGTCTAGTTCGAATTTGACATTAAAAACTGGGTAAACAACTAAATCAacataataatataattatttaagtAGTGTTTCCCTACTTCACACATTAGTCTCACTGaatagtgtatatatatatatagaggcTACTCCAATAAAAACCAATTTAGAATgaaaactagaaaccaaataattttctttttaaaattaattcaaaatataacacatatggtatgcaaatcgatcgttgagagatatagaaaaatacagtgaaatcagATTGTAAAAAAattacggtttgacgggaaatatcaaattaaaaacggagggaaaaagctgaaattgggtgtgggagggtgcaggGTAGTTGGGTGGTCTGATTTaggggggaccattagattatGTAGATCTAATGACTTAGATTAGTTctaagtttctattttaattttagtttgtatttgatcattcccctatatatataCACTATATATACAATGTATTTTTTACTAGGTTCGTGAGCTTCAAGACTctatttgactgctcttgtatttcgtgactcaatctgcctttacaaGATCCCTACATACCTTGCTGTGTGCTagggatcaagtcaaaaaacgtagttctgatttgtggggtgagacctcTTATATGAGATGCCTTGAATTAGGCTAAGGTTAAGAGACTTGGTGGACCAGTCTCAGATTTAAATGGACGTTGGAGTCCTAGAATGCAGGAAATTGATTATTTATCCCATGaggtttcttggaggccaatctccaaggaattatATCCTTATTTGGACTCTATTTATTAGCTGATTTTTCccatatttattaattacgaaaatAATCAATATGCAGGGCTTTTAGGCTTTTCTAAATGGGCCTTATGTGCAGAACAAACCGAGTGTAATTagtgcgatattaattacgcaatcagggttaTTCTATTCCCTATCATTTGACCCCCAACTTCTAGGAAATCGTGCAAGATTTCGTAGAAGTTAAGTTCTTTTATTCCCTTACAGGATATCGTTTTTAAtgtaaagtgtggagtgacctacacatATACAACGATTTTCCTTATCCGAGGCTTCAGGATATTTTATGGAATTTCAtatttttccatgcttatttTCTCACCTTAttcctatttttaggaattttcttgtattttttcttcaattttcaggattttccttaatttttcaAGATTTTTCTTAGTTTTCACGATTTTTCCCTATAAATATTCTTCAGAAAATATTTTCCAGAAATTATTtctaattttctaaaaattttccttaaatttttgaaaaaatttatccttttctttttttaataACAGCTTCGACCAAAAATccattttcgaccaggatcctaaccgaaattcggtcaggattttCCTTGGTTTCAATTCCTGATCGAATTAAGCCTCCCTGAGATTCCCGCTCGTGGGTTTTTCGttgatggctatattctctaatatgattggaaataatgtcgaagtgttcatggaagACTTCTCCGTCTTTAGACATTCGTTTGATGACTgttttttcagcgaaatc
It contains:
- the LOC141719474 gene encoding uncharacterized protein LOC141719474 isoform X2; its protein translation is MMIQKVFSASDLLASARNLHDNLVLFEFDEVLMSEISCLCEEWWKEDLAERETMISLSMPLLLSRSLTLKKKVDVHRVYALREAFTCFDFDDESIEDLKRLLLRCYIEPLYLKTDDGKKFLSFLFELDRQLVKEALVMIRSQISTGRKSTLEAYAEIVFKAWKVVEDEESMYDIEDRFLQELIDSCIHASSGQFSAYIRRILGGFISQRTNRDVDKLLFRLTEPLIFRSLEVANSNVRQNTLFLLLDMFPLQDPDMNKEGNDLLLEKQFYLLDKLLTDECPATRVVAVEGSCRVLHLFWEIITSSTITKFLAKIFDDMTKDTSKEVRLAALDGIMFLLGNPQSHEVLRVLLPRAGHLVSDASLSVRSAAVDLLLLISGIRNFQFHKVAQLDVLLLTLANDQPLVARKITKLLMPSYFPSTAVSEEACKRCVTLIKRSPKAGARFCEFAYQEGASLESIMELFKHIIGLALSRDHQELDQINAFIDASAFLCQNLASEPYYNGVLKQEVCIEKLKHLFVSSSTGRACSSLCKIVSVVSPDGIDSLTKECMPLVTNCSGLLSGNVETEAEVRSVHKMMLACDRFDYMFETLAKLLGKFANACHLKYDLEMQNHDFPSTKQRKTKSFTDISGKRKKTSPSSLDNFEKDYAIAAGISWQIKDMLIFDDTRKAVLESGAIETALSSLKVISEVSIMQTEHCDYVNVHPLLAYTALALHMSFKGINKQGTRPSNCSGSSSSEQTLLEQTLNHLLSSSSKLLDLGNAGKSKKLPRESTLAKTSVHSHGKKKNEVQTDVSSPAGEGSRIKRLANMVKMLSAVLKFIIDVSAVEHVDPSQPRFLNFTLGYLEFISSIVLQYSQDQQQLRENDLKETFLCLKSSFTYASKLLHEVITYSCETTIPSPEAYTLSNKLLDLLISVEEHMGSSYATRIVAAAKPWLPDLTLGIGYWNILRQSSGNNMSTSIPDYVTSTFPSWLKHAADAEVAEISQDVDDGAKMVKYPAFRKLIEVMIQLFKANHELLDAVGVIFLMGSVFGLEKRDFKLVLGLVHFVCAKLVRHDNVEWDELNLMLEYLKEIYPQIEREAEFSDKLQSARELLEPIWLLHNHGSGRTQEEE
- the LOC141719475 gene encoding calcium-transporting ATPase 2, plasma membrane-type-like, with product MSFLVDENFRKVKAKHSSEEALQRWRDCCSVVKNSKRRFRFTANLSKRYEAADMRQTNKENKMRVAVLVSKAAYKFTKVIGAQPIQHIDYEVPEDVKASGYQIGADELGSVVEGRDQKKLKFHGGVPGIADKLCTSTTDGLPTDGDTLKRRQELFGINKFTESEPRRFWVFVWEAFQDMTLMILAVCAFVSLMVGIATEGWPRGAHDGLGIFASIFLVVFVTATSDYRQSLQFRDLDKEKKKISIQVTRNGYRQKMSIYELLPGDIVHLAIGDQVPADGLFVSGFSVLIDESSLTGESEPVMVSDENPFLLSGSKVQDGSCKMLITTVGMRTQWGKLMETLSEGGDDETPLQVKLNGVATIIGKIGLFFAIVTFAVLVQKLFGRKLQDGTQWIWTGDDALEMLEYFAIAVTIVVVAVPEGLPLAVTLSLAFAMKKMMNDKALVRHLAACETMGSATTICSDKTGTLTTNHMTVVKSCICLNVKDVSNQGSASALCSEIPESAVNIILQSIFYNTGGEIVVNEAGKREILGTPTDSALLEFALALGGDFQAVRQASKLVKVEPFNSTKKRMAVVLELPEGGKRAHTKGASEIVLAACDKVMNSNGEVVSLDEEILNHLKVTIDEFASEALRTLCLGYVELENEFSADNPIPASGYTCIGIVGIKDPVRPGVKESVALCRSAGITVRMVTGDNINTAKAIARECGILTEDGIAIEGPVFREKSLEELLVLIPKIQVMARSSPLDKHTLVKHLRTTFGEVVAVTGDGTNDAPALHEADIGLAMGIAGTEVAKESADVIILDDNFSTIVTVARWGRSVYVNIQKFVQFQLTVNVVALVVNFSSACLTGSAPLTAVQLLWVNMIMDTLGALALATEPPNDELMKRAPVGRKGNFISNVMWRNILGQSLYQFVVIWFLQVNGKEIFGLSGPDSDLICNTLIFNSFVFCQVFNEISSREMEKINVFAGILDNYVFVTVLSVTVFFQIIIIELLGTFANTSPLTLAQWFVSVFLGFLGMPIAAAVKMIPVPN